A window from Vulcanimicrobium alpinum encodes these proteins:
- the nuoF gene encoding NADH-quinone oxidoreductase subunit NuoF has translation MITPILTKGIGELNLREIEVYEAQGGYAQLRRAVVELTPKDVADLCNGSNLRGRGGAGFPTGRKWSFLPNNGRPRYMVCNCDEAEPGTFKDHMLLEQTPHQIIEGILIGAYAIGCEHAYIYIRGEFKRGYAIMRDAVAQARAKGYLGENVFGRGKRLEFTIHRGAGAYICGEETGLLNSLEGKRGEPRLKPPFPAVKGLYGEPTVVNNVETLAYLPHIMRNGPEWFAKAGPERSPGYKIVSISGHVAKPGNYEVPMGTTIRQLIDDCAGGLRPGRSFMGVQPGGGSSACLFEEHLDVPYDFESVAKAGSMLGSGAMVVFDDTTDFVKAAHALVRFYAHESCGQCTPCREGGHWIEKTLARLLDGRGVDSDIDVMLSAAHQLTGLNLCALGDSIEPFLASVIKRFEPQFRAYVKRSAPIPVVA, from the coding sequence CTGATCACCCCGATCCTCACCAAAGGGATCGGCGAGCTGAACCTTCGTGAGATCGAGGTCTACGAAGCGCAGGGCGGCTACGCGCAACTGCGCCGCGCCGTCGTCGAGCTGACGCCGAAGGACGTCGCGGATCTCTGCAACGGATCAAACCTGCGCGGTCGCGGCGGCGCCGGATTCCCGACGGGACGCAAGTGGTCGTTCCTGCCGAACAACGGCCGGCCGCGCTACATGGTCTGCAACTGCGACGAGGCCGAGCCCGGCACGTTCAAGGACCACATGCTGCTCGAGCAGACGCCGCACCAGATCATCGAAGGGATCCTGATCGGCGCATACGCGATCGGCTGCGAGCACGCGTACATCTACATCCGCGGCGAGTTCAAGCGCGGCTACGCGATCATGCGCGACGCCGTCGCGCAGGCGCGCGCGAAGGGCTACCTCGGCGAGAACGTTTTCGGCCGCGGGAAGCGGCTGGAGTTCACGATCCATCGCGGCGCCGGCGCGTACATCTGCGGCGAGGAGACTGGGCTGCTCAACTCGCTCGAAGGGAAGCGCGGCGAGCCGCGGCTGAAGCCGCCGTTCCCGGCGGTGAAAGGGCTCTACGGCGAGCCGACCGTCGTCAACAACGTCGAGACGCTCGCGTACCTTCCGCACATCATGCGCAACGGTCCGGAGTGGTTCGCCAAGGCCGGTCCGGAGCGCTCGCCGGGCTACAAGATCGTCTCGATCTCCGGTCACGTCGCGAAGCCCGGCAACTACGAAGTCCCGATGGGGACGACGATCCGGCAACTCATCGACGACTGCGCGGGCGGGCTGCGGCCCGGGCGCAGCTTCATGGGCGTGCAGCCCGGCGGCGGTTCGTCGGCGTGTCTGTTCGAAGAGCATCTCGACGTGCCCTACGACTTCGAGAGCGTCGCGAAGGCCGGCTCGATGCTCGGCTCAGGCGCGATGGTCGTGTTCGACGATACGACCGATTTCGTCAAGGCGGCGCACGCGCTGGTACGCTTCTACGCGCACGAGTCCTGCGGGCAGTGCACGCCGTGCCGCGAGGGCGGTCACTGGATCGAGAAGACGCTCGCGCGGCTCCTCGACGGCCGCGGCGTCGACTCCGACATCGACGTGATGCTCTCGGCGGCGCACCAGCTCACCGGGCTCAACCTCTGCGCGCTCGGCGACTCGATCGAACCATTCCTGGCCTCGGTGATCAAACGCTTCGAACCGCAATTCCGCGCCTACGTGAAGCGCAGCGCCCCGATCCCGGTGGTCGCATGA
- a CDS encoding complex I 24 kDa subunit family protein yields MSIAPLDGDTPAAAPWSPFAVREGNAFDALYARLQPEIAALIAQYEEKRSALIPLAQLFQDHEGYVSADAQAAIAHLVGETEATVESTISFYTLLFRKPVGKYMVQICRNLSCLLNGAAEIMDYARERLGIGHLETTDDGVFSYEEVECLAACDRAPCAQVNLEFVYDLTREKIDAMIDAMRAGTYEIAPLVQTARPVRTWRVDNNHGRKAPGARGVSDPNNAGGIGDPSGLKMFDLIVGKPRYEVRSDERLVHETTLRPELAEDGHH; encoded by the coding sequence ATGTCGATCGCTCCGCTGGATGGAGATACGCCCGCCGCGGCGCCGTGGTCGCCGTTCGCCGTGCGCGAGGGGAACGCGTTCGACGCGCTCTACGCGCGGCTTCAGCCCGAGATCGCCGCGCTAATCGCGCAGTACGAGGAGAAGCGATCCGCGCTGATCCCGCTCGCGCAGCTCTTCCAGGATCACGAAGGCTACGTGAGCGCCGACGCGCAGGCCGCGATCGCGCACCTCGTCGGTGAGACGGAAGCGACGGTCGAGTCCACGATCTCGTTCTACACCCTGCTGTTCCGCAAGCCGGTCGGCAAATACATGGTGCAGATCTGCCGCAACCTCTCGTGCCTGCTCAACGGCGCGGCGGAGATCATGGACTACGCGCGCGAGCGCCTTGGGATCGGTCATCTCGAGACGACCGATGACGGAGTCTTCTCGTATGAAGAGGTCGAGTGCCTCGCGGCGTGCGACCGCGCGCCGTGCGCGCAGGTCAACCTCGAGTTCGTCTACGACCTCACCCGCGAGAAAATCGACGCGATGATCGACGCGATGCGCGCCGGGACGTACGAGATCGCACCGCTGGTGCAGACGGCGCGGCCCGTACGGACGTGGCGCGTCGACAACAATCACGGCCGGAAGGCGCCCGGCGCGCGCGGCGTCTCCGACCCCAACAACGCCGGCGGCATCGGCGATCCGAGCGGGCTGAAGATGTTCGATCTGATCGTCGGCAAGCCGCGCTACGAGGTCCGTTCCGACGAACGGCTCGTGCACGAGACGACGCTGCGCCCCGAACTCGCGGAGGACGGACACCACTAG